TTCCAGTACAAACAAAGGTAGCAAAACATGAATGAGACGCATTCTTAGGCAGGCTGGGAAAATGATTAATCCAAGAAGATAGCCTGGGGCTCTAAGTATTCAGTGCCCCCCGGTCAAGGTTAAAAGTGCAACCCTACCGCCTCAGTGGAGAGAGATGCCAGGCCACAAGCTCTGTCTCTTCCCTTTGCTCGCCCCGCTCTGCCACAGCGACGCCTTCCTGAGCTATGGCTGCATTTGATACAGGAGCTTTCAGCCTTTGGTTTCTTTCGAGGTTATGGTTTGCAGGCAAGGTGCTTGTGTTTGGGATGTGAGGGTTTCTGACCCATCTGTGGATGCACAGTCCATGGTGTCAGAGTCTCTGTGTGATTCCCAAGCAGACACCTCCTGTACGCGGCTTGCAGCATGCCTGTTGTAGAGTTGGGCTCGCAGTAATACCTTCCTGATGGTTATCATGAAGTCCTGGCATAGGAAGGCATGTTGACTTCAAGGACAGCTAACCCGGCTGGCCTGATCGTGGCTCTTCCTCCTAGGACACGGAAAGCCATGGGAGGAGCATTGCCTTTCAAAGATGCGCTCACTGAACGCCTGGCACTGATTCAGCCCTCCAGGGAGCAGGTGCAAAGGCTCCTAGCTGAGCACCCCCCACACCTGACCCCCGGGATAAGGTAAGCACAGTCTTGGCCCTTGGCATACTGTCTTGCTATGAGCTTGGGGATTTGCGGAACTCTTTCCTCCAGAGAGTATCTGTTACTGTTGCCTTCTGCAGGGCTCTCTTGGTACTTACATCTGCTCTTATCTTACTCTCTGGTCTCGTGTATGTTTGACTTTATGCTTTCACCAGGGTTCTCTAGGAGTTCTTTATCTTAATGTTAGTGCAATGGTTTCCAGAAGCAGAGAAGTCCCACCCATTAATTTCTAAGCACATCTGAAAAGCACATATAATGCTGGGAATGGTGGTGCGCATTTCATAATTCTCAGGAAGCCGAGACAGGAgggtcttgagttcaaagccaaccagggtaacacatgagaccttgtcttagaacacacatgcacacgcacgcgcacacacacacacacaggctgggtGTCTGTGTAGCATACCCTTGTAATCCTAGGACATCGGAGGTGGGGGCAGGTGATCAAAAGTTCAAAATAATCCACAGAcacatgagatcctatctcaaaatcagccagcaaaacagacaaacaaaaaaactaagaaCAGGTATTGGTTCACATCTGAAATACTAGCACAGAGGTAGCTCAGGCAGGATTgctcttgtgagttcaaagccagtctggctACATAGGAAGAGTTTGTCTCACAAACAACAAGctgggtgggcagtggtggtgcaagtctttaacccagcactcggaggcagaggcaggtgggtctctgtgagttcaaggccagcctggtctacaagagctagttccaggacaggttccaaagctacagagaaaccctgtctcgaaaaacaaaacaaacaacaacaaagaaacaaagaacaatgaaATAGACAACAAcctcacaacaatagaacacagAAGTGGACACATGAAGAAAAATGTAATTGCTAGGGAAAGGGCAAAGCCTCAGCAGAGACACTCATGGCTTCAGAATGGCCACTCCGACTGGATAGAAGTTCAATAAAGAGACTTTATTCAAAAACACacagcccaggggctggagagatgggtcagtggttaagagcactgtctgcttttccagaggtcttgagttcaattcccagcaaccacatggtggctccaaaccacctgtaatgagatctgataccttcctctggcgtgtgggtatacatggaggcagaaagttgtatacataataaataaatatatcttttaaaaaaaacacacacacacacacaacccaaatGAACACCACCTCACCAGCCCCTCCTCAAACATATAAAATGTTAATCCCATAGGCATTATCTTTATAGATGGACTTCCAGCATTGGAGCtaagaaaaactaataaaaaaaagagcacctttttcatgtttcctttttgtattaactgctgttttgtattttgtgtttattttgtaggGAGCTGGTCAGTCGCCTACAGGAGCGCAATGTGCAGGTGTTCCTCATATCTGGTGGCTTTAGGAGTATTGTGGAGCACGTTGCTGCGAAGCTCAATATCCCAACAGCCAACGTATTTGCCAATAGGCTGAAATTCTACTTCAACGGTAAGATTTTTTAGCCACCTGGCTAatggtaagttttttttttttttttttttggtttttcgagacagggtttctctgtagcttttggtgcccatcccagaactagctcttgtagaccaggctggcctcgaactctcagagatccgcctgcctctgcctcccgagtgctgtatTGGTAAGATTTTAATGGTAATATATTCCCTTTCTTATCTGTTCTGTTATTTAATATTCTAGTTAGTGTCTGTTGAAACGTAACTTAAAAGAGTGGTGGCTCTGGGGTTAAGAGTTACATgagttattctttttaaaaaaaatttttttatgggggttggagaggtggcttaggggttaaaagcactaggcattcttccagaggacctgggttcagttcctagcacccacattggacGATCCACAGcgatgtaactccagttccaggaaatccaactccctcttctgcaaGGACACCAGGCACTTGTGTGGtacacaaacaagcatgcaggcaaaacatccacacacataaataaaaacaaatagatctTTAAGAAAAAtcggtgcgtgtgtgtgtgtgtgtgtatgtgtgtgtgcgcgtgtgcgtgtgtgtgtgtgtgtgtgcatgtgtgtgtcatacAAGTAccctcggaggccagaagagtgtaccagatctcctgcagctggagttacaggctattATGAGACCTGGCtcggatgctgggaactgaaccctggtcctctgcaggagcggTTTGCACtctgagctgctgagccatctctccagccccgtacgAAAGGCTCTGTTGACTGATAGCCTCTGCACTTTGGTGTTCTTCACTCTGCAAAACAGGCTGAGGTCATCCGCCCTGGCTTGATTTTGCATATTCATGCTGCCACCAATCTAAAATGTTAGCCTGCTGGCTTATTTTGTGATGCTACAGTTcagggccgcttgtttgttttactgtgtCTGGAGCAATGTAGACCCAGGAAGGAGTTGCTGCATTTCCATTGCCCTTGGGACACCTGGGGTCACAGCTACAATTTACATTGTCTCAAGGGGGCTCCAGTGATGCTGGGCTCTTGaggtgctgaggcaggagtatttcGAGTTGGAGTCCAGTGTGGACTACAGAACAAAACCTAGTCTCTAAAAACAGGATGAGCGACGGCTCGGCAGTTAACTGAGTCCAGGCTGTCAtttggaggacctgagtttgtttccagAGTGTTGGTTTGCAGCTCACAATAGCCCAGATTCCACACACCTTCACCCACATGTACagcctcctcacacacacacgcacacacacacacacacacacacacgcaaataaagcataataaataatggaaaacaaaataGCGAACAGAATGCTCTTGGGCCAGGGTGGGGTCCCTTGGTAGAGTGATTGTCCAGCCTGCTAAAGCACTGGTTGGCACTTAAACCAGGCAGGTTGGTTCCAACCTATACTCCCaggtggaagcagaaagatcaggcATTCAGGGTCATCTTAGGatacacagtaagttctaggatagcctgggCTGTATGAAACCCTGTTACAAAAGAACCAGAAGCTCTATAGTTATGTCATGGTATAGGTAGCGAGTAGTCTTGAAACCCTATGAGGGCCAgtgagggctcagcaggtaaaagagcTCGCCCAAGAAGCCTGACTTGAattcagttcctggaacccacataaaggtggaaggagagaatggacccCACAAAGTTGTCTGTCGACCTCCACACAGGTGCTATAGCATGCACGTCCCTTCCCACTGATTGAGTTAGCCAAGctttggtggtacacacctttcatcccagcactcgggaggcagaggcaggcggatctctgtgagttcgaggccagcctggtctacagagctagttccaggacagccagggttacacagagaaaaaaaagtatgaaGCTGGGGAAGAGAATACCtatgtaattccagcatttgggaagcagtgCCAGGGGATTAGGAATTAAAGGTCATATTTGTCTACTTAGACtcgatctttaaaaataaaaacaaaactaattaagccaacaaacaaaacaaatatgtgAACCAGGCCTGGGGATTCGCTCttaacacttgggaggccgaggtgGGAGAATTTCTTCAAGTTCTataccagcctgagctacaaagtgatcCCATCTAAACACACCAAACAAGTCCCAGCCCCCACTAATGAGTGTGCCCGTTTCTGTATAGTAGAAATAAATCCAGAGCTGGGGATGGGATCTAGTTGGTAGATCACTTGCCTAACACTCAGGaatccctgggttccatccccagcactgcatataCTGGGCATGAGGGCTCCTACACACCTGTGATGGCTCGCTCCaggcatggaagagagagagaaagagagagagagagagagagagagagagagagagagagagagagaggagagagagaggagagggggggggagaggagagagagagagtgtgtgtcaaGGTCATCCTAGGATTCATAGTAAGTTCAAGGATAACCTGCTCTACAGGAGCTCCTATCTTCAAAAAAGTAAGGAAAGTTGGTTAATTCCTTTAGGTAATGTTACTATATTCATGTGATAAATCAATGTATTGCAtgtaatatgtataatatataatgtattatgGTGGTCTGATATCTCAACAAGGCTTAAAATCGCTACATCAGAAGTTGAGTAGATAGATGCAGGTAATTCAACCCAGGTGACCCACTAGAGCCACCTCCTCGGGAATATGGGTCAGGTCCCATGCTGTGTGACCATACCCAGGGCTGTTTTAGACTTAACACTTATATTTAAGTTCGGCGTCATCCGTATGAACAAGCTGTGGACCTAACATCTCACTGTCCTCTGAAGGTGAATACGCAGGTTTTGATGAGATGCAGCCAACAGCCGAGTCTGGTGGGAAAGGAAAGGTTATTcgatttttaaaggaaaaattccaCTTTAAGAAAATAATCATGATTGGAGATGGAGCTACAGACATGGAAGCCTGCCCTCCTGCCGTACGTACTCAAGGGtgctggtgttttgttttctgtttttttttcaggtggtaatttttttttctgtgtctggctgaaaACCCTATGAAGTTAGCAGCAGAAGTTAAACTAAAACAGCTAAATGTCATgataagaacacaaagcaaccaaAAGACATTCAGCCTAGGAACATGCATgaagtgtcttagtcactgttccattgctgtgaagagacaccgtgaccaaggcaacatataaaagaaagcatttgaactgggtggtggtggcacacgcctttaatcccagcactcgggaggcagagggaggcggatctctgtgagttcgaggccagcctggtctacagagcgagttccaggacagccagagaaagcATTTGATAGGGaccttgcttatagtttcagagggttactcTGTCatcatcatagtggggagcatggtggcaggcaggcaggtggggtgctggagcaatagctgatGGCTTACATTCTATCAGCaattggaagcagagagagcaataTTGggtatatatagatacatacacatatatacatataaatagcaATACAcaacccatacacatacacatttatacatgTTTTTTAAGTATGTACATAAATTTtcacttaaatatattttgtttattttatatatgtttctgGGTGTGCCATTTTAAGAGATGTTAACCCCCTCCCCACTTTGCTTCCTAGGATGCTTTCATTGGGTTTGGAGGAAATGTGATCAGGCAACAAGTCAAGAGCAACGCCAAGTGGTACATCACTGACTTTGTTGAGCTCTTGGGAGAACTGGAAGAATAGTCTCAACCTCCTGCCCACTCAGAACAACTCCAGTCTCTCAGAGCTACAGTCAGACTCCCGGCACAGTCCAGGAGGTAGCTAGTTTTGTCTACTGCAGTTCCAATATTAATATGACTACTAATTACCTAGAGAGTTTTATACTCTGaattctttgtgtatattccTACCTATATCTTACCTGGAGCTTTCTGAGGTGCGTggtaaattaaatgcttttactCTTGCAACATGGATTGAGTAGCCTTAAGTGAGTATGGGGTTTCTCTTaggtattaaaaaaaatgtttgtatatCTGAACAGGCCTGTTccgttttctt
The Chionomys nivalis chromosome 3, mChiNiv1.1, whole genome shotgun sequence genome window above contains:
- the Psph gene encoding phosphoserine phosphatase, producing the protein MVSHSELRELICSADAVCFDVDSTVIREEGIDELAKFCGVEAAVSEMTRKAMGGALPFKDALTERLALIQPSREQVQRLLAEHPPHLTPGIRELVSRLQERNVQVFLISGGFRSIVEHVAAKLNIPTANVFANRLKFYFNGEYAGFDEMQPTAESGGKGKVIRFLKEKFHFKKIIMIGDGATDMEACPPADAFIGFGGNVIRQQVKSNAKWYITDFVELLGELEE